The genome window ttacttaaaaatagCATCATCAGGCTCAAGCAATTTTCTGTGATTTGGATCCGCGCTTCAGCAGAAGGCTAGACAAATTGCTGTAGGGAAGTTCAAAGGCCAGCGAAAACACGATCGACGCCAAATAGACGATGACGCCAAAGCCACAGCTGACAACGcactattaaaaaataatttgatattagTAGAGAACATAAAGGTACaagatttttataatttaccaGCATAAATGGATCAGCATGCGTGCTGGCGCTTGTCAGACTATAGAAGAAGGCAATCACCAAAGGATTGAGCAAGTAAATGGCATACGAGAGTCGACTGACATGCTGAAAACCTTTCGCCTCCAGTAGACGTGACCACCAGACACCGCGTCCTTGAGCACTGCCCGCAATCATCCAGCAAACACTCAACGAGAAGAAGAGTCTGCCGAGAACGAACAGTGAAATGGCCAGCAAGGAGCTGATGTCGCGTTTAATGGTCGAATAGATGCAAATGAAGAAGACAAGGAGAGCAAAGTGCCAAGAGCAACGTTCACTAATATCGTTTGGCTCCTTTTCTGAAGGAGTTCGTTGCAGCAGAGAGTAAGCAGTGATGGCGCCCAAAATATACGGAAGAATGCGCACAAAGGGCGAGGTGTAGATCTCAGTGCCTGTGGCAAAGGCGGCATCGAAGGACAGCTGGAACTTGATGCTTAAACCAATGCCATAAGACCACGCAGTGCTGGAGACGAGTATCAAACCCACCAGAGCTTTGGTGACTTTGGGATGCCTgaaatttagaatattttgcaATGAAATTGTTTCCCAATGAAATTGATTTCCTCTTTAAGGTCTATGTTCACTTACTTGACGTATAGGAAAAGCAAAGCATTTGCCAGGATAAAGAACTGCATTTCGCAGGCCAAGGACCAGCTCCAATTGGCGCACATGTCGCGATGATCAAAGAGATTTTGTATGAAGAAGAGATTGCGCCACCAGTGTTTAGAGCACATCTCATCGAAGCGCTCATTGATGTGATAAACCGAGGTGTCTCCAATGTAGGCATAAGTAAGATCCACGCAGAGCATCACGATCAAGTAGAGTGGACCCAATCTCAGATAGCGATGGAAGAGCAGCTTGCCAAACAGCTGCAGATTCTGACGCCAGCCATTGCGACGCACTGCCTCCAATTGTGAAGAGTTGCGCAGAAAGTTATAAGTTTGCAGAAAGCCACTAAGGAGGGAGAAGAATTAGTCTGAATAGAACTTGAAAGCCACTCAGACTCACCTGATGGTAAAGAAGACATCAACTAGCAGCGGCGCCGAGGAAACGTACTGGAAGAAAGCTTGCTCCGCATAGGATAACAACACAGTTTTGTTGTGCACCGTGAAGTACATGAACCACACCACATGGAAGATCATAATCCAGATGGCACACACAGATCTTAGGCCATTCATGACGGGGATTTCATGAGCTTTATTCTCGCGCACTGCGAAGATCTTCGACCAGTTGCCAGGCACGTCGTAGCAACTGACCAATTGCTGCAATTTCTGCCAGCGCAGCAGCGAATGCAAAGCACGCCAAAGTTCCGACTCTGCAGGAGCTAAGCCACCAGTTCCCTGCTCCTTCTTGCCCACCAGCAGCTGCTGGGCGCAGAGCATCAAGGCGCCAGTGGCCAAAGTGCAGGCGACGAGCAGACGAAAGCTGGAGCGCTGATAGAATGCATCTTTCAGCTGCAGATCTTTCATATAAACCACCTCAGGGTGCATATCAAAAATGTCATTCTCAGCAAACATGCCACGCGAAACATATTCACCAGCCAGCTGCTTCACTTCTTGGGAGCTACATGCGCTGGGAAGACAGAGTCCAATGTGTATTATTTGCTCGGACATCAGTTTAATCTCCACTTGCCAAGGGGAATTGTGGCGCAAGTAAACCACACGATAATCCATGTCAAAGGGCGCCTGCTGTGTAATCAATCCATAGTGCATAACCCGATCAAAGTTCTTGGACAAAGTGATGCCCACGGGACGTTGGACTCCTTTGCAAGCCTCGCGGCTTCCCAACCAATAGTTTTGGCCATAGACAAAGCCTGAAGGTTTTGTGCCAGAAGCATCGAgcactaaacaaaaaaagaggaagAAGTTCAGAGGTGACAGAGGTGTGAGATTGTTTAGTAAATCGTGATTCCGGATGCCAGGTGAGTCATTGcttaaacacaaaatacttTGCAACATTGCCTAACAATATTAACTGACACGTTTAACATTTGGTTTGAGTATGCTCGACTTAAGTAGACagaaataaaaagatttagggaaattatatttgtaattagtAACTCGAAGGCTCTTGCAGCCAGTGATTTAGTGAGCCAGTGATTTAGTGAGTgctaatattattaaataaaatagataaataaaagtatacaATCAAT of Drosophila nasuta strain 15112-1781.00 chromosome 3, ASM2355853v1, whole genome shotgun sequence contains these proteins:
- the LOC132789490 gene encoding nose resistant to fluoxetine protein 6; the encoded protein is MEIWLLFIFLGVTKGIANQSTTTTTTAQWQQQQQQQQQSQQNFRRNDSLEQQQQKEEQQELELSSVDALLDAEFSQLHEPHLTRTSVIFGLTKVVNESNVNPKCESQLRQVQRGILSKQPWAMKVLDASGTKPSGFVYGQNYWLGSREACKGVQRPVGITLSKNFDRVMHYGLITQQAPFDMDYRVVYLRHNSPWQVEIKLMSEQIIHIGLCLPSACSSQEVKQLAGEYVSRGMFAENDIFDMHPEVVYMKDLQLKDAFYQRSSFRLLVACTLATGALMLCAQQLLVGKKEQGTGGLAPAESELWRALHSLLRWQKLQQLVSCYDVPGNWSKIFAVRENKAHEIPVMNGLRSVCAIWIMIFHVVWFMYFTVHNKTVLLSYAEQAFFQYVSSAPLLVDVFFTISGFLQTYNFLRNSSQLEAVRRNGWRQNLQLFGKLLFHRYLRLGPLYLIVMLCVDLTYAYIGDTSVYHINERFDEMCSKHWWRNLFFIQNLFDHRDMCANWSWSLACEMQFFILANALLFLYVKHPKVTKALVGLILVSSTAWSYGIGLSIKFQLSFDAAFATGTEIYTSPFVRILPYILGAITAYSLLQRTPSEKEPNDISERCSWHFALLVFFICIYSTIKRDISSLLAISLFVLGRLFFSLSVCWMIAGSAQGRGVWWSRLLEAKGFQHVSRLSYAIYLLNPLVIAFFYSLTSASTHADPFMLCVVSCGFGVIVYLASIVFSLAFELPYSNLSSLLLKRGSKSQKIA